One window of Chiloscyllium punctatum isolate Juve2018m unplaced genomic scaffold, sChiPun1.3 scaffold_284, whole genome shotgun sequence genomic DNA carries:
- the cdipt gene encoding CDP-diacylglycerol--inositol 3-phosphatidyltransferase isoform X2 translates to MVSVFLFVPNLIGYSRIILALIAFYFMPSDPALATCLYLLSSFLDSLDGHAARLLNQCSKFGMMLDMLTDRCATMCLLVNLSLLYPRYVFLFQLSMILDISSHWLHLHSTMMKGSNSHKKIDLSENPILYVYYTNTKVLFVMCAGNELFYAMLYLLTFMEGPVVPLLNTGLFQLLLYSSFPICAIKTVINIIHLITASRNMAAMDQAEDTVMTQ, encoded by the exons ATGGTCAGCGTTTTCCTGTTTGTGCCGAACCTCATTG GTTACAGCCGCATCATTCTGGCCCTGATTGCGTTTTACTTCATGCCGAGTGACCCAGCGTTGGCCACGTGCTTGTACCTGCTCAGCTCCTTCCTGGATTCACTAGATGGACATGCTGCACGCTTGCTGAACCAAT gcAGCAAGTTTGGAATGATGTTGGATATGTTGACTGATCGATGTGCCACCATGTGCTTGCTGGTGAATCTCTCCCTCCTGTACCCTCGCTACGTCTTCCTGTTTCAGCTCAGTATGATCCTGGATATTAGCAGTCACTGGTTACATTTACACAG TACCATGATGAAGGGGAGCAACAGCCACAAGAAGATTGACCTGAGTGAAAATCCCATTCTCTATGTTTACTACACCAATACA AAAGTCCTATTTGTGATGTGTGCTGGGAATGAGCTCTTTTACGCTATGCTTTACCTCTTGACTTTCATGGAGGGTCCTGTGG TGCCTCTGCTGAATACAGGCCTCTTCCAACTGCTGCTGTACAGCTCCTTCCCGATCTGTGCAATCAAAACAGTCATAAACATCATCCATCTGATCACAGCATCTCGCAACATGGCAGCGATGGACCaagcagagg ACACAGTCATGACCCAATAA
- the cdipt gene encoding CDP-diacylglycerol--inositol 3-phosphatidyltransferase isoform X1 has protein sequence MVSVFLFVPNLIGYSRIILALIAFYFMPSDPALATCLYLLSSFLDSLDGHAARLLNQCSKFGMMLDMLTDRCATMCLLVNLSLLYPRYVFLFQLSMILDISSHWLHLHSTMMKGSNSHKKIDLSENPILYVYYTNTKVLFVMCAGNELFYAMLYLLTFMEGPVVPLLNTGLFQLLLYSSFPICAIKTVINIIHLITASRNMAAMDQAEGERGLNACKMD, from the exons ATGGTCAGCGTTTTCCTGTTTGTGCCGAACCTCATTG GTTACAGCCGCATCATTCTGGCCCTGATTGCGTTTTACTTCATGCCGAGTGACCCAGCGTTGGCCACGTGCTTGTACCTGCTCAGCTCCTTCCTGGATTCACTAGATGGACATGCTGCACGCTTGCTGAACCAAT gcAGCAAGTTTGGAATGATGTTGGATATGTTGACTGATCGATGTGCCACCATGTGCTTGCTGGTGAATCTCTCCCTCCTGTACCCTCGCTACGTCTTCCTGTTTCAGCTCAGTATGATCCTGGATATTAGCAGTCACTGGTTACATTTACACAG TACCATGATGAAGGGGAGCAACAGCCACAAGAAGATTGACCTGAGTGAAAATCCCATTCTCTATGTTTACTACACCAATACA AAAGTCCTATTTGTGATGTGTGCTGGGAATGAGCTCTTTTACGCTATGCTTTACCTCTTGACTTTCATGGAGGGTCCTGTGG TGCCTCTGCTGAATACAGGCCTCTTCCAACTGCTGCTGTACAGCTCCTTCCCGATCTGTGCAATCAAAACAGTCATAAACATCATCCATCTGATCACAGCATCTCGCAACATGGCAGCGATGGACCaagcagagggtgagaggggtcttAATGCCTGTAAGATGGACTGA